A genome region from Cardiocondyla obscurior isolate alpha-2009 linkage group LG14, Cobs3.1, whole genome shotgun sequence includes the following:
- the LOC139108007 gene encoding uncharacterized protein, with protein MNASINAVSPLVNILRKIFYAYFIRLWKINCFLECPVGFFNKFKPSFLFPQSAKTVHQRKLIFIKVLKVTGKRYVTAANQRDHPEFRGSCRSPSDHFWYKRKFLDLPSTPDSTNTLQSEFRFGALGTKGSRRKLTKETVRRLVEAAEVPLTIPGTRENSSTYPVLQIALTLCRVNSGLALWGRKVRDEN; from the exons atgaatgccagtattaatgctgtgtctccattggtgaatattttacgcaaaatattttatgcttattttattcgtttgtggaagatcaactgtttcctcgagtgtccggttggattttttaacaaatttaaaccgtcttttttattcccacaaagtgccaagactgtgcatcaacggaaactaatttttataaaagttttaaaagtgacag gcaaaagatacgtgacggcagctaaccaacgagaccatccggagttccgaggaagctgcagaagtccctctgaccatttctggtacaagagaaaattcctcgacttacccagtactccagatagcactaacactttgcagagtgaattcag gtttggcgctttggggacgaaaggttcgcgacgaaaactaaccaaagaaaccgtccggagactcgtggaagccgcagaagttcctctgaccattcctggtacaagagaaaattcctcgacttacccagtactccagatagcactaacactttgcagagtgaattcag gtttggcgctttggggacgaaaggttcgcgacgaaaactaa